CCGGCGCGAGCCCCGCTCGGCGGCGGCATCGAGAAGGCGGGCATCGAACAGGCCGGCATCGAACAGGCCGACATCGTGAAGGGAGGTGCGCGATGAGCGCGCCACTGCTCGAGGTCGAGAACCTCGAAGTCGAGTACCCCGGCAAGGGGTTCCGTGCCAAGCCGTTCCAGGCGCTGAAGGGCGTCTCGCTCGAGATCCTGCCGGGTGAAACCGTGGGCCTCGTCGGCGAATCGGGCTCGGGCAAGACCACGCTCGGTCGCGCCGTGCTCGGCCTCGCGCCGGTGACGGGTGGGTCGATCCGCTACGCGGGCCGTGAGATCGGCCAGCTGCACCGTCGCGAGCGGCGTGAGCTGAGCTCCGAGATCCAGGTCGTCTTCCAAGACCCCTACTCCTCGCTCAACCCGGCGCTCACGATCGAGCAGATCCTCATCGAGCCGCTCACCGTGCGTGGCGTCTCCACCGCTGCAGCGAAGCAGCGCGTCGCGACCCTGCTCGAGCAGGTCGGCCTGCCGGTCGACGCCCGCTCGCGCCTCCCGCGCGAGTTCTCGGGCGGGCAACGGCAGCGCGTCGCGATCGCCCGCGCGCTCGCCCTCGACCCGAAGCTCATCGTGTGCGACGAGCCCGTGTCGGCGCTCGACCTGTCGACACAGGCGCGCGTACTCGACCTCTTCATCGAGATCCAGGAGCGCACGGGCGTCGCCTACCTCTTCATCTCCCACGACCTCGCGGTCGTTCGGCACGTGAGCCATCGCGTCGCGGTGATGTACCGCGGCGAGATCGTCGAGTCGGGCGACGGCGACCAGGTGACGGCGCGGCCGGAGCATCCGTACACCCAGAAGCTCTTCATGGCCGCGCCCGTGCCCGACCCCGACCAGCAGGAGGAGCGGCGCATCGCGCGCCGGCGCCTCATGGCGATCGCAGCAGAAGGATGACGATGACCGAGACCACCCGTGACCTCACCCCGGCCCGCCTCGACCTCCCCGCCGACTTCGCGTGGGGCGTCGCAACCGCCGCGTACCAGATCGAGGGCGGCGTCGCCGAGGGCGGCCGCGGCCCGAGCATCTGGGACACGTTCGTGAAGCAGCCCGGCGCGATCTTCCACGGCGAGAACGCCGACGTGGCGGTCGACCACTACCACCGCTGGGCGGAGGACCTCGACCTGATGGTCGAGCTCGGCATCCCCGCGTACCGGCTGTCGCTCTCGTGGGCTCGGCTGCAGCCGACCGGCCACGGCGCGCTCAACCCCGAGGGCGTGGCCTTCTACCGTGCGCTGCTCGAGGGGTGCCGCGCTCGCGGCATCGAGCCCTACGTCACGCTCTACCACTGGGACCTGCCGCAAGCGCTGCAGGACGAGGGCGGCTGGCCCGCCCGCGAGACGGCGTACCGCTTCGGCGAGTACGCGGCGCTCGTCGCCGACGCCCTCGGCGACCTCGCCGACAACTGGATCACGATCAACGAGCCGGTGTGCGCGTCGTTCCTCAGCTACTCGTGGGGCATGCAGGCGCCGGGGCATACGGATGACTCCGAGGCGACCCGAGCCGCGCACCACCTGCTGCTCGCACACGGGCTTGCGCTCGCTGCCTTCCGCGAGCGACGGCCGGCCGCGAAGCTCGGCATCACGAACCTCATCTCGAACCTCAATCCGGCGAGTGACAGCGAAGCGGATGCCGCGGCGACGCGCGTCGCCGACATCCGCTTCAACCGCATCTTCCTCGAGCCCGTCTTCCACGGCTCGTACGGCGAGGACGTCGCCGGGGTGTTCGGCATGCACGGCATCACGGTCGACGAGACCGACGACGGCCTCGTGCGCCGCGGCGACCTCGCGCTCATCTCGGCGCCGACCGACTTCGCCGGCGTCAACCACTACACGAACAC
The Agromyces albus DNA segment above includes these coding regions:
- a CDS encoding ATP-binding cassette domain-containing protein — its product is MSAPLLEVENLEVEYPGKGFRAKPFQALKGVSLEILPGETVGLVGESGSGKTTLGRAVLGLAPVTGGSIRYAGREIGQLHRRERRELSSEIQVVFQDPYSSLNPALTIEQILIEPLTVRGVSTAAAKQRVATLLEQVGLPVDARSRLPREFSGGQRQRVAIARALALDPKLIVCDEPVSALDLSTQARVLDLFIEIQERTGVAYLFISHDLAVVRHVSHRVAVMYRGEIVESGDGDQVTARPEHPYTQKLFMAAPVPDPDQQEERRIARRRLMAIAAEG
- a CDS encoding GH1 family beta-glucosidase produces the protein MTETTRDLTPARLDLPADFAWGVATAAYQIEGGVAEGGRGPSIWDTFVKQPGAIFHGENADVAVDHYHRWAEDLDLMVELGIPAYRLSLSWARLQPTGHGALNPEGVAFYRALLEGCRARGIEPYVTLYHWDLPQALQDEGGWPARETAYRFGEYAALVADALGDLADNWITINEPVCASFLSYSWGMQAPGHTDDSEATRAAHHLLLAHGLALAAFRERRPAAKLGITNLISNLNPASDSEADAAATRVADIRFNRIFLEPVFHGSYGEDVAGVFGMHGITVDETDDGLVRRGDLALISAPTDFAGVNHYTNTLIAADPESPTGTRMTQVEPTPTTFDWSDTPDALRDVLLRVSREFTPLPLYVTENGATFADYPTHDRRVHDPERVHYLAGYTRACADAVAAGADVRGYFAWSFLDNFEWSWGYSMRFGIVYVDYPSLARMPKDSAYWYRDFIAAQEAEADNARVTDAAAVA